In a single window of the Phaeobacter sp. G2 genome:
- a CDS encoding ABC transporter ATP-binding protein codes for MQSSTAFRTSGLTKVYGSGHSAVHALRGVDLEIPSGDIVVLLGPSGSGKSTLLNIIGGLDRGTKGEVYFRDHCLSDMSDAQLTRYRRDHVGFVFQFYNLMPSLTARENVELVTEIAADPMDPDEALALVGLRERVDHFPAQLSGGEQQRVAIARAIAKRPEVLFCDEPTGALDSETGRAVLQVLRDVNAEMGSTILMVTHNANTAAMADRVIYFADGGIRKVVENSEKLSPSEIYW; via the coding sequence ATGCAGAGTTCAACAGCCTTCCGTACAAGCGGATTGACCAAGGTTTATGGCAGCGGCCATTCGGCGGTGCATGCTTTACGCGGTGTTGACCTGGAAATTCCCTCTGGTGACATCGTGGTTCTGTTGGGGCCGTCGGGGTCAGGGAAATCGACCCTGCTGAACATCATTGGCGGTCTGGACCGCGGCACCAAGGGTGAGGTCTATTTCCGCGATCACTGCCTTAGCGATATGTCGGATGCGCAGCTGACACGCTATCGGCGCGATCATGTGGGTTTTGTGTTTCAGTTCTATAATCTTATGCCCAGCCTGACGGCGCGTGAAAACGTCGAGCTGGTGACGGAAATTGCAGCAGACCCGATGGACCCCGATGAGGCCCTCGCCCTGGTTGGGCTGCGCGAACGGGTGGACCATTTCCCGGCGCAGCTCTCAGGTGGGGAACAGCAGCGGGTGGCCATCGCCCGCGCCATCGCCAAACGGCCTGAGGTTCTGTTTTGTGATGAACCAACCGGGGCGCTCGACAGTGAGACGGGGCGGGCAGTATTACAGGTGCTACGGGATGTGAATGCCGAAATGGGCTCTACCATTTTGATGGTGACCCATAACGCCAATACCGCCGCCATGGCGGATCGGGTAATCTATTTTGCCGATGGCGGCATCCGCAAAGTGGTGGAGAACAGTGAAAAACTCAGCCCTTCAGAGATCTACTGGTGA
- a CDS encoding class I SAM-dependent methyltransferase produces MVRCANCSFVWNASFDPAKISYDETYNNDVTSSAYYLAHLDAMADRVIASVPEDADIHYVEIGCGEGDFLSLVHQRAGGRMKSATGFDPSFTGEDKLPDGAKVYRNFFSPDNTDQIPAEANVVCSRHTIEHVADVQNFATALAAALAPGRTLFIETPDANWILEHTAFQDFFYEHCSIYTPDSIRFLLAQQGLECDVEPVYDGQYMWISARMPETPVQAKPAELSGQLGLNYLENKRQMMAEWTTYFEGRRAIAPVALWGGASKGVTFSLLFNTAEDAPIDCVIDLNVAKQGCFMPISGTMIVSPETAKSRGVGTVIIMNPNYEDEIRQQIQDMGWTAEVRVLNG; encoded by the coding sequence ATGGTCCGCTGTGCCAACTGCAGCTTTGTGTGGAACGCCTCTTTTGATCCCGCCAAGATTTCCTACGATGAAACCTACAACAATGACGTCACTTCCTCAGCCTATTACTTGGCACATCTGGATGCGATGGCCGATCGCGTCATTGCCTCCGTGCCTGAGGATGCAGATATCCACTATGTTGAAATTGGATGCGGCGAAGGCGACTTTCTGAGCCTGGTTCATCAACGGGCTGGTGGGCGGATGAAATCGGCGACAGGGTTTGATCCTTCCTTTACCGGAGAAGACAAGTTGCCGGATGGGGCCAAGGTCTATCGCAACTTTTTCTCGCCTGACAACACAGATCAGATTCCTGCCGAGGCCAATGTGGTTTGCTCCCGGCACACAATAGAACATGTGGCGGACGTCCAGAACTTTGCAACCGCCTTGGCGGCGGCTCTGGCGCCGGGGCGGACACTATTTATCGAAACGCCAGACGCGAACTGGATCCTGGAGCACACTGCATTTCAGGATTTCTTCTACGAGCATTGTTCTATCTACACGCCAGACTCCATCCGTTTTCTCCTGGCTCAACAGGGCTTGGAGTGCGACGTAGAGCCGGTCTATGATGGCCAATACATGTGGATTTCGGCGCGGATGCCAGAAACACCAGTTCAAGCAAAGCCTGCGGAACTCTCGGGACAATTGGGACTGAACTACCTGGAAAACAAACGTCAGATGATGGCGGAATGGACCACGTACTTTGAAGGCCGCAGGGCGATCGCGCCCGTTGCGCTTTGGGGCGGGGCCTCAAAAGGGGTTACATTTTCACTCTTGTTCAACACTGCCGAAGACGCGCCCATTGACTGTGTGATTGACCTGAATGTCGCCAAACAGGGGTGCTTCATGCCGATTAGCGGCACCATGATCGTTTCGCCAGAGACGGCAAAGTCCCGTGGCGTTGGTACCGTGATCATCATGAATCCGAACTACGAAGACGAAATTCGGCAGCAAATACAGGACATGGGTTGGACCGCTGAAGTGCGTGTTCTAAACGGTTAG
- the rfbF gene encoding glucose-1-phosphate cytidylyltransferase: MTKAVILAGGLGTRISEESHMRPKPMIEIGGRPILWHIMKIYSHFGVNDFVICCGYRGYMIKEYFANYFLHMSDVTFDMSNNEMHVHNQRTEPWKVTLVDTGEHTQTGGRVKRIREHLDDTFCLTYGDGLSNIDIADLIAFHKREGRIATISAVQPEGRFGSLEIEGTKINRFLEKPKGDGRWVSGGFMVCEPEMLDHIDGDATILEQEPLMGLAHEGQLSVRKHDGFWAAMDTLRDRNALEAMWTDQKNPPWRVWA, encoded by the coding sequence ATGACGAAAGCGGTAATTTTAGCCGGCGGGCTGGGCACGCGGATCAGCGAAGAATCCCACATGCGCCCCAAGCCGATGATCGAAATTGGTGGGCGACCTATTTTGTGGCATATCATGAAGATATATTCGCACTTTGGCGTCAATGATTTTGTGATTTGCTGCGGCTATCGCGGTTATATGATTAAAGAGTATTTTGCGAATTATTTCCTGCACATGTCGGATGTTACCTTCGATATGTCAAACAATGAAATGCACGTGCATAATCAACGCACAGAACCCTGGAAAGTCACCCTGGTTGATACTGGTGAGCACACCCAGACTGGCGGTCGCGTAAAGCGAATTCGCGAGCATTTGGATGACACCTTCTGCCTGACCTACGGCGATGGCTTGAGCAACATCGACATTGCCGATCTGATCGCCTTTCACAAACGTGAGGGACGCATTGCCACCATCTCAGCCGTTCAGCCAGAAGGGCGTTTTGGATCCCTGGAAATCGAAGGCACAAAGATCAACCGTTTTCTGGAAAAGCCCAAAGGCGATGGCCGCTGGGTCAGCGGTGGCTTTATGGTTTGCGAGCCAGAAATGTTGGATCACATTGACGGGGATGCCACCATCCTGGAACAAGAACCCCTGATGGGTCTGGCCCACGAAGGCCAACTCTCTGTCCGCAAGCACGACGGGTTCTGGGCTGCGATGGATACCCTGCGAGACCGCAATGCGCTCGAAGCCATGTGGACCGACCAGAAAAACCCGCCCTGGCGTGTCTGGGCGTAA
- the rfbG gene encoding CDP-glucose 4,6-dehydratase, whose product MSDFWQGKRVFLTGHTGFKGSWMALWLSQMGAQVTGYALPPDTDLALFDQFDIAGRTHSQFGDINSYDDLRAAVEAAQPDIVFHLAAQSLVLRGYSDTLTTWQTNVMGTANLFEALRVLQRPATVVAVTTDKVYRNNETKHAFTEDDPLGGIDPYSASKAGSELVINSYRSVFSQEKHQIRLASARAGNVIGGGDWCENRLVPDIARALIAKKPLLTRNPHAVRPWQHVLEPLAGYMQLAELLYSDPQFADAYNFGPDITDNRTVQDVIIEALKSWPGSYAPTDNSEMPHEANLLMLNIDKAKQKLGWAPRWDFETAVSKTMQWYRQTHEGAAPVDLSLAQIAEFTRA is encoded by the coding sequence ATGTCTGATTTCTGGCAGGGCAAACGCGTTTTCCTAACCGGGCACACCGGCTTCAAAGGCAGCTGGATGGCGTTGTGGCTGTCCCAGATGGGGGCACAGGTCACGGGCTACGCCCTGCCCCCTGACACCGATCTGGCTTTGTTTGACCAATTCGACATTGCCGGCCGCACCCACAGTCAGTTTGGCGACATCAATTCATATGACGACCTGCGCGCGGCTGTGGAGGCCGCACAGCCTGACATCGTCTTTCACCTGGCTGCCCAGTCGTTGGTGCTGCGCGGCTACAGCGACACGCTGACCACATGGCAAACAAATGTCATGGGCACCGCAAACCTGTTCGAAGCCCTGCGCGTTCTGCAGCGCCCGGCAACCGTTGTCGCGGTCACCACAGACAAAGTGTATCGCAACAACGAAACAAAACATGCCTTCACCGAGGACGACCCGCTGGGCGGCATTGATCCATACAGCGCCTCCAAGGCTGGGTCTGAACTGGTCATTAACAGCTACAGGTCTGTCTTTTCACAAGAAAAACACCAGATCCGATTAGCATCAGCGCGCGCCGGCAACGTTATTGGCGGTGGGGATTGGTGTGAAAACCGCCTGGTCCCTGACATCGCCCGCGCATTGATTGCCAAGAAACCTTTGCTGACCCGCAATCCCCATGCCGTGCGCCCCTGGCAACATGTGCTAGAGCCCCTGGCAGGCTACATGCAGCTGGCGGAACTGTTGTATAGCGACCCACAGTTTGCCGATGCCTATAACTTTGGTCCAGACATCACAGACAACCGCACCGTTCAAGATGTCATCATCGAAGCGCTTAAATCCTGGCCGGGCAGCTACGCCCCCACAGATAACAGCGAGATGCCACATGAAGCCAATCTGCTGATGTTGAACATCGACAAAGCCAAGCAGAAATTGGGCTGGGCGCCTCGATGGGATTTTGAAACTGCCGTCTCCAAGACGATGCAGTGGTATCGCCAAACCCACGAAGGTGCTGCCCCCGTTGACCTGTCTTTGGCCCAAATTGCAGAGTTCACCCGCGCATGA
- the rfbC gene encoding dTDP-4-dehydrorhamnose 3,5-epimerase, whose protein sequence is MKITPLSIAGAYHIVPEKRGDNRGAFARLFCSDHFDAAGLNTQWVQMNLSRSAQQGTLRGLHFQRAPFSEIKLVRAVTGKVYDVVVDLRAGSETYGAHCGVTLDSDQMDTLYIPQGCAHGFQTLTDNVELHYMHSAPYAPDHEGGVRFDDPTLAIAWPLPVTETSPRDRALPLLPDMKPLIL, encoded by the coding sequence ATGAAAATAACCCCTCTCTCGATCGCGGGCGCCTACCATATTGTGCCGGAAAAACGTGGGGACAACCGCGGCGCCTTTGCGCGGCTGTTTTGCTCAGACCACTTTGACGCGGCTGGGCTGAATACCCAATGGGTGCAGATGAATCTGTCCCGCAGCGCGCAACAAGGCACTCTGCGCGGCCTGCACTTTCAGCGCGCCCCTTTTAGCGAGATAAAGCTGGTGCGCGCGGTTACCGGCAAGGTCTATGATGTGGTGGTTGACCTGCGTGCGGGGTCAGAAACCTATGGGGCCCATTGTGGCGTGACTTTAGACAGTGACCAGATGGACACTCTCTATATCCCGCAGGGCTGCGCCCACGGATTTCAAACGCTGACCGATAATGTGGAATTGCACTATATGCATTCGGCCCCCTATGCACCTGATCACGAAGGCGGTGTGCGTTTTGATGATCCGACACTTGCCATTGCCTGGCCGCTACCCGTGACCGAAACATCGCCGCGCGATCGCGCGCTTCCTCTTCTTCCCGATATGAAGCCGTTAATCCTATGA
- a CDS encoding class I SAM-dependent methyltransferase, with protein sequence MSLKFLDLGYAPPSNDYLSADDLNKPEVSYPLRVLTCTKCWLVQTEDYAAHDALFREDYAYFSSTSKGWLAHAERYCAQMTKRLGLNETSFVVELASNDGYLLKNFVASGIPCLGVEPTRSTAEAAEALGVPVLQEFFGADLGRQLAKTGPKADLILGNNVYAHVPDINDFTRGVAELLAEDGVVTFEFPHLGQLVQQNQFDTVYHEHFSYLALHPVISIFKAAGLRVFDVEELSTHGGSLRVFGCLDGASHVATENVTKILAAEVDAGLLNEDTYRGFQDRAENVKNGLLRFLLDAKAEGKTVVGYGAAAKGNTLLNFCGVGPDLIPFISDAAPSKIGKFMPGSHIPIKAPAALTAAQPDYILILPWNIADEVMSQNKDLAKNGSTFVIAVPELKLT encoded by the coding sequence TTGTCACTGAAATTCTTGGACCTGGGCTATGCCCCTCCCTCCAACGACTATCTGTCTGCCGATGACCTGAACAAGCCAGAGGTCAGCTATCCTTTGCGTGTCTTGACCTGCACCAAGTGCTGGCTGGTCCAGACCGAAGACTATGCCGCGCATGACGCCCTGTTTCGCGAGGACTATGCCTATTTCTCCTCGACCTCCAAGGGCTGGCTGGCGCACGCAGAACGCTACTGCGCGCAGATGACCAAACGACTGGGGCTGAACGAGACGAGTTTTGTGGTCGAGCTGGCCTCAAACGATGGCTACTTGCTGAAAAACTTTGTGGCCAGTGGCATCCCCTGTCTGGGGGTAGAGCCGACCCGATCGACCGCAGAAGCGGCTGAGGCATTGGGGGTCCCGGTGCTGCAAGAGTTCTTTGGTGCGGATTTAGGACGTCAACTCGCAAAAACAGGCCCGAAGGCGGATCTGATCTTAGGCAACAACGTCTATGCCCATGTCCCCGACATCAATGATTTCACCCGAGGTGTCGCTGAGCTGCTGGCCGAAGACGGCGTAGTTACCTTTGAATTCCCGCATCTTGGACAGCTGGTACAGCAAAACCAGTTCGACACCGTCTATCACGAGCATTTCTCCTATCTCGCCCTGCATCCTGTGATCAGCATTTTCAAAGCGGCCGGTCTGCGGGTCTTTGATGTGGAGGAGCTGTCAACGCATGGCGGCAGTCTGCGCGTCTTTGGCTGCCTGGACGGTGCGTCTCATGTCGCGACAGAGAATGTCACAAAGATCTTGGCTGCAGAAGTTGACGCAGGCCTTTTGAATGAAGACACCTATCGCGGTTTTCAAGACCGGGCTGAGAACGTCAAGAATGGCCTGTTGCGGTTTTTGCTGGACGCCAAAGCTGAAGGAAAAACAGTCGTCGGTTACGGGGCCGCAGCAAAGGGTAATACGCTGCTGAATTTCTGTGGTGTGGGGCCGGATTTGATCCCGTTCATCAGTGACGCTGCCCCCTCTAAGATCGGCAAATTCATGCCCGGAAGCCATATTCCGATCAAAGCTCCCGCCGCACTGACCGCAGCGCAGCCCGACTATATTCTAATTCTCCCCTGGAATATTGCGGATGAGGTTATGTCGCAAAACAAAGACTTGGCAAAAAATGGCAGCACCTTTGTGATTGCGGTGCCAGAGCTCAAGCTCACGTGA
- a CDS encoding NAD(P)-dependent oxidoreductase, with product MTPRVLITGATGFVGRQILAACVARDVNLRLLVRPGWQEKLGDLPETCEIVEVEDIFAQSADWWAETLTGIDTLIHSAWYTEPGKYLTSPKNTDCLIGTLQMARGALQADLRRFVGVGTCIEYQLGPEILTPETVLAPSTPYGQAKAAAFHALSGLFSETKTEFLWCRLFQPYGEGEHEQRLHPYLHSHLSEGKPVTLGSGREVRDFIDVKVAGETISAAALGADVGAINICTGIPKSVRAFATEIAEIYGRTDLLKFGTLESNASDWDYIVGQPWA from the coding sequence GTGACACCGCGCGTTCTCATAACCGGGGCGACAGGCTTTGTTGGTCGCCAGATCCTGGCGGCTTGTGTTGCCCGTGATGTGAACTTGCGTTTGCTGGTCCGGCCGGGATGGCAGGAAAAACTGGGCGACCTTCCAGAGACTTGCGAAATTGTAGAAGTAGAGGATATTTTTGCCCAGAGCGCCGATTGGTGGGCCGAAACCCTGACGGGGATCGACACCCTCATTCATTCCGCATGGTATACCGAGCCGGGAAAGTATCTGACCTCTCCCAAAAACACTGACTGCCTCATCGGTACGCTTCAAATGGCGCGCGGTGCCCTGCAGGCAGACCTGCGTCGGTTTGTGGGGGTTGGCACCTGTATCGAATACCAGTTGGGACCCGAAATCCTCACACCCGAAACCGTCCTGGCGCCCAGCACCCCCTATGGTCAGGCCAAAGCCGCTGCATTTCATGCGCTGAGCGGGTTGTTTAGCGAAACCAAGACTGAGTTCCTGTGGTGCCGGCTGTTCCAGCCCTATGGCGAAGGAGAGCATGAACAACGGTTGCACCCGTATTTGCACAGCCACTTGTCGGAAGGTAAACCCGTAACCCTGGGCTCGGGCCGAGAGGTGCGCGACTTTATTGACGTTAAAGTCGCCGGAGAAACCATTTCTGCAGCGGCGCTCGGGGCGGATGTCGGTGCAATCAACATCTGCACAGGCATCCCAAAATCGGTCCGCGCGTTTGCAACAGAAATCGCCGAAATATATGGTCGGACTGACCTGTTAAAATTTGGAACACTAGAAAGCAACGCAAGCGACTGGGATTATATAGTCGGTCAACCATGGGCCTGA
- the eda gene encoding bifunctional 4-hydroxy-2-oxoglutarate aldolase/2-dehydro-3-deoxy-phosphogluconate aldolase has protein sequence MTHNSEAAQKKTREVCELAPIMPVLVVRDVANAAALAKALITGGLPALEVTLRTPAALDVIAEMSKVPGGVVGAGTLVTPQDVRQAKAAGAMFGVSPGATDTLIEACLAEDLPLLPGAATASEAMRLLERGFTTQKFFPAEASGGAPALKAIGAPLPQIHFCPTGGISLSNAPDYLSLSNVLCAGGSWIAPDALVSAQAWDEIEALAREAKQRLTD, from the coding sequence ATGACACATAATTCAGAAGCCGCGCAAAAGAAGACCCGTGAAGTCTGTGAACTGGCCCCCATCATGCCAGTTCTGGTGGTACGGGATGTCGCCAATGCCGCTGCCCTGGCCAAGGCCTTGATCACTGGTGGACTGCCCGCGCTGGAGGTCACATTGCGCACGCCAGCAGCGCTGGATGTGATTGCAGAAATGTCCAAAGTCCCCGGCGGTGTTGTTGGCGCAGGCACACTGGTCACCCCCCAGGATGTGCGACAGGCCAAAGCCGCCGGTGCCATGTTTGGTGTCTCCCCTGGCGCCACCGACACCCTGATAGAGGCCTGCCTTGCAGAGGATCTGCCGCTGTTGCCCGGCGCCGCCACCGCAAGCGAAGCCATGCGCCTGCTTGAACGGGGGTTCACAACGCAGAAGTTTTTCCCAGCCGAGGCCTCTGGCGGCGCTCCCGCGCTCAAGGCGATTGGCGCGCCTTTGCCGCAGATCCATTTTTGCCCAACAGGCGGGATCAGCCTGTCGAACGCCCCTGACTATCTCAGTCTGTCCAATGTGCTCTGTGCAGGCGGCAGCTGGATCGCACCGGATGCTCTGGTCTCGGCCCAGGCCTGGGATGAGATTGAGGCATTGGCCCGCGAGGCAAAACAGCGCCTGACCGACTAG
- a CDS encoding DUF2948 family protein, whose amino-acid sequence MSDASFHDGREAPLNLGALSAEDLQVVSTLIQDAVFPISEMSWRAKEHRFALLLNRFRWEDLSSAEKRGRPFERVQSLLVIDGVLGVASQGIDRGDKDTILSLLSVHFEPGEDGAGHVRLTLAGDGSIRLAVETLEVSLRDVTRPYLAPSKQAPAHRD is encoded by the coding sequence ATGTCAGACGCGAGCTTTCACGACGGGCGCGAGGCGCCGCTGAACCTCGGGGCGCTGAGCGCCGAGGATCTGCAAGTGGTGTCGACGCTGATACAGGACGCGGTCTTCCCCATCAGCGAGATGAGCTGGCGCGCCAAGGAGCATCGTTTTGCGCTGCTGCTTAATCGGTTTCGCTGGGAGGATCTGTCCAGTGCTGAAAAACGCGGCCGCCCTTTTGAGCGGGTGCAGTCCCTGTTGGTCATCGACGGGGTTCTGGGGGTTGCCTCGCAGGGGATTGATCGCGGCGATAAAGACACCATTCTTTCGCTGCTCTCGGTGCATTTTGAGCCCGGCGAGGACGGCGCAGGCCATGTGCGGCTGACCCTGGCAGGGGATGGCAGCATCCGTTTGGCAGTAGAGACACTGGAGGTCAGCCTGCGCGATGTCACCCGCCCCTATCTGGCCCCCTCAAAACAGGCCCCGGCGCACCGGGACTAA
- the murA gene encoding UDP-N-acetylglucosamine 1-carboxyvinyltransferase yields the protein MDSILVKGNGPLSGQIPIAGAKNACLALMPATLLSEEPLTLTNAPRLSDIATMTELLQSLGAEVSSLQEGQVQALSSHTIDNHVADYEIVRKMRASNLVLGPMLARLGQAVVSLPGGCAIGARPMDLHIHGLEALGAEIELKDGYLHAKAPRGLKGAVIQLSFASVGATENIMMAATLAKGTTVIKNAAREPEIVDLADCLNKMGAQVEGAGSPDITIQGVDRLHGATHPVVTDRIELGTYMLAPAICGGEVELLGGRLDLVGAFVEKLNEAGVDVTETKAGLKVKRRGDRVKAVNVTTEPFPGFPTDLQAQMMALMCTAEGTSVLEEKIFENRFMHAPELIRMGAKIDVQGGLATVTGVDHLKGAPVMATDLRASVSLILAGLAAEGETIVNRVYHLDRGYEQVVRKFSGVGAQIERIKGS from the coding sequence ATGGATTCGATTTTGGTAAAAGGTAACGGCCCCCTGAGCGGCCAGATTCCAATCGCCGGGGCAAAAAATGCCTGCCTTGCGCTGATGCCCGCGACCCTGCTCAGCGAGGAGCCGCTGACACTAACCAATGCGCCACGGCTCAGCGATATCGCAACAATGACCGAGTTGTTGCAATCCTTGGGGGCCGAAGTCTCCAGCTTGCAGGAGGGGCAGGTTCAGGCGCTCTCGAGCCATACAATCGACAACCATGTCGCTGACTACGAGATCGTTCGCAAGATGCGGGCCTCTAACCTGGTGTTGGGGCCGATGCTGGCCCGTCTTGGGCAGGCGGTGGTGTCCCTGCCGGGCGGCTGCGCGATTGGCGCGCGTCCGATGGATTTGCATATTCATGGGCTTGAAGCGCTGGGTGCCGAAATTGAGCTGAAAGACGGCTATCTGCATGCCAAGGCGCCACGTGGCCTAAAAGGCGCGGTGATACAGCTTAGCTTTGCCTCTGTGGGGGCTACGGAAAACATTATGATGGCGGCCACCCTGGCCAAGGGAACCACGGTGATCAAAAACGCCGCGCGCGAACCTGAAATCGTTGACCTGGCAGACTGCCTGAACAAGATGGGCGCCCAGGTGGAAGGCGCCGGTAGCCCGGACATCACCATCCAGGGCGTGGACCGCCTGCATGGGGCGACGCATCCGGTGGTCACTGACCGGATTGAGCTGGGCACCTATATGCTGGCGCCTGCGATTTGTGGCGGCGAGGTCGAGCTGCTGGGCGGGCGTCTTGATCTGGTTGGTGCCTTTGTTGAGAAACTGAACGAAGCCGGTGTTGATGTCACCGAGACCAAGGCGGGCCTGAAGGTCAAGCGCCGCGGTGACCGTGTCAAAGCGGTGAATGTTACCACTGAACCCTTTCCCGGTTTCCCCACCGACTTGCAGGCGCAGATGATGGCCCTGATGTGCACCGCAGAGGGGACCAGCGTGTTGGAAGAGAAAATCTTTGAGAATCGCTTTATGCATGCGCCCGAGCTGATCCGCATGGGGGCCAAGATCGATGTACAGGGCGGCCTCGCCACGGTGACGGGAGTTGACCACCTGAAGGGGGCGCCAGTCATGGCCACCGATCTGCGGGCCTCGGTCTCGTTGATCCTGGCCGGTCTTGCCGCCGAGGGGGAAACCATCGTTAATCGTGTCTATCACCTGGATCGCGGCTACGAGCAGGTGGTGCGTAAATTCTCAGGGGTTGGCGCTCAAATCGAACGTATCAAGGGGAGCTGA